One Halogeometricum sp. S1BR25-6 DNA segment encodes these proteins:
- a CDS encoding alpha/beta fold hydrolase, producing MASPSFPPGYVRFDDVSETLPEPTPVPVSESVELETLHLPGPDPAIVFVHGGLGSLWNPYPQLDAFEGPHELVTYALAGNGNSTMRQEQSLSGHVADLLNLLDELGITNPIIHGHSYGTALAIEYAKRHPTAGLVLHAGGDHDLTPAGEKPLLRLFLALRLYKIPANDALIRQLAYSVGFHEETPSVVVEDFLQSNPLPHRRSAWTTVTEAFWGYDGRPDIERVDAPTLVIHGPADGIVPIEVARGTARRIPESVFCRLQRTGHVAMIERPNAYNSLLEALIKTVREDRDLEMTVRESVDENGSEVSEVR from the coding sequence ATGGCGTCACCATCTTTTCCACCGGGATACGTCCGGTTCGACGACGTTTCCGAAACGCTTCCTGAACCGACACCCGTTCCGGTGTCGGAATCAGTTGAACTGGAGACGCTTCACCTCCCCGGGCCGGACCCGGCGATCGTGTTCGTCCACGGTGGTCTCGGGTCGCTTTGGAACCCGTATCCACAACTAGACGCGTTCGAGGGGCCCCACGAGTTGGTCACGTATGCGCTCGCCGGCAACGGAAACTCGACCATGCGGCAGGAGCAGTCCCTCTCCGGGCATGTAGCTGACCTCCTGAATCTCCTTGATGAACTCGGTATCACGAATCCGATCATCCACGGCCACAGTTACGGTACCGCCCTCGCTATCGAGTACGCGAAGCGCCATCCCACAGCCGGGCTCGTGTTACACGCAGGGGGCGATCATGATCTCACCCCCGCGGGGGAGAAACCGCTTTTGCGACTATTTCTGGCACTCCGACTCTATAAGATACCCGCGAACGACGCGCTCATCCGGCAGTTAGCCTACAGCGTCGGCTTCCACGAGGAGACGCCATCGGTCGTGGTTGAGGACTTCCTGCAATCGAACCCGCTTCCCCACCGTCGCTCAGCGTGGACGACTGTCACCGAGGCCTTCTGGGGGTACGACGGTCGCCCCGATATTGAGCGAGTCGATGCCCCAACGCTCGTCATCCACGGACCAGCCGACGGTATTGTTCCCATCGAGGTGGCACGCGGAACCGCGAGGCGGATTCCCGAGAGCGTTTTCTGCAGGCTACAGCGTACCGGTCACGTCGCTATGATAGAGCGCCCGAATGCGTATAACAGTCTGCTTGAAGCACTCATCAAGACGGTTCGAGAGGACCGGGATTTGGAAATGACGGTTCGAGAATCGGTCGACGAAAACGGTAGCGAAGTATCCGAAGTTCGCTAA
- a CDS encoding YHS domain-containing protein: MPVEPVCGMEASDSSEITADFEGTTFYFCSSDCRDFFEEHPKRFVDEPRPHLCDASGVMVPRLHYGRAVGEFNLTVADPELLSVGLEDDTDLQFDLERANKAAERS, translated from the coding sequence ATGCCAGTTGAGCCGGTCTGCGGTATGGAAGCCAGCGACTCAAGCGAAATCACCGCCGATTTCGAGGGGACGACGTTCTACTTCTGTTCGTCCGACTGTCGTGATTTCTTCGAAGAGCACCCGAAGCGATTCGTCGACGAGCCACGACCCCACCTCTGTGATGCGAGTGGCGTAATGGTACCGCGCTTGCACTACGGCCGCGCCGTCGGTGAGTTCAACCTGACGGTCGCCGACCCGGAATTGCTGAGCGTCGGTCTCGAGGACGACACCGACCTTCAGTTCGATCTCGAACGGGCGAATAAAGCTGCAGAACGATCCTGA
- a CDS encoding ABC1 kinase family protein: MLNLGPTFVKIGQVLSTRPDLVPQVYAEEFAVLQDAIPAGPYREMIPALAEDVGYHSYDDFDPEPIAGGSLAQVYRATYQGKQVVVKVRRPGIKDLIETDLRIIRRLVPLALFLAPDRFSFSLRNMADDFERIILEELDFEREAQMMEEIRENFAADENETVTIPRVFRDVCSERVLTMEYAEGTKVTDLEELEAKGYDPENVARRVANAYFTMGLDHGVYHGDPHPGNLAVDDDGRIVFYDFGMSGRFTPAMQASVINLYLAAVNRDVESIIDELVALGALDPDADRAAVGHVLELVIDDLEGSGDVNWQQIIDVVVGMLREFPFRIPPDVMLVIRVGSIGEGVLRQLDPEFNILAAAQAFLREHGFLQRAARMKLAEAQSDIETSLWALLRLPTKLDRELDAREQERTVIPQEIAQSQRRQTRSIGYAILAGGTFVASGLALSVSQISATVGIVVALGFTILFIHSSRQQRR; the protein is encoded by the coding sequence ATGCTCAACCTTGGGCCGACGTTCGTAAAGATCGGCCAAGTTCTCTCGACGCGCCCAGATCTCGTTCCGCAAGTGTACGCGGAGGAGTTCGCAGTGCTCCAAGATGCGATCCCGGCGGGTCCGTATCGAGAGATGATTCCGGCTCTCGCCGAAGACGTCGGGTATCACTCGTACGACGACTTCGATCCCGAACCCATCGCCGGCGGATCGCTAGCACAGGTCTATCGGGCGACCTATCAGGGAAAACAGGTGGTCGTGAAAGTAAGACGCCCCGGAATCAAGGACCTCATCGAGACCGATCTGCGCATTATTCGTCGCCTCGTTCCCCTTGCACTGTTTCTCGCACCTGATCGGTTCAGTTTCTCACTCCGGAACATGGCGGACGACTTTGAGCGCATCATTCTGGAGGAACTGGACTTCGAGCGAGAGGCCCAGATGATGGAGGAGATTCGGGAAAATTTCGCTGCCGACGAGAATGAGACCGTTACGATCCCACGCGTATTTCGTGACGTCTGCTCCGAACGTGTCCTCACCATGGAGTACGCCGAGGGAACGAAGGTTACTGACCTCGAGGAACTCGAAGCGAAGGGCTACGATCCGGAGAACGTCGCCCGACGAGTGGCGAATGCCTACTTCACGATGGGACTCGATCACGGTGTGTACCACGGCGATCCCCATCCTGGAAATCTCGCTGTCGACGATGATGGCCGCATCGTATTCTACGACTTCGGGATGAGCGGTCGGTTCACGCCGGCGATGCAAGCGAGCGTGATCAACCTCTATCTGGCCGCTGTCAACCGGGATGTCGAATCCATCATCGACGAACTTGTCGCCCTTGGTGCACTCGATCCCGACGCCGACAGGGCCGCCGTCGGCCACGTTCTCGAGTTAGTTATCGATGACCTCGAAGGGAGTGGTGATGTGAACTGGCAGCAGATAATCGACGTGGTCGTCGGAATGCTCCGAGAGTTTCCGTTTCGTATCCCGCCAGACGTGATGTTAGTCATTCGGGTGGGATCGATCGGTGAAGGTGTTCTTAGACAGCTCGATCCCGAGTTCAATATCCTCGCAGCTGCGCAGGCGTTCCTCCGTGAACACGGCTTCCTCCAGCGAGCAGCCCGGATGAAACTCGCCGAAGCTCAGTCCGACATCGAAACCTCCCTCTGGGCCCTCCTCCGGCTACCCACGAAATTGGATCGTGAACTGGACGCACGAGAACAGGAACGCACAGTGATACCTCAGGAGATCGCACAGAGCCAACGACGGCAGACTCGTTCGATCGGGTACGCCATCCTCGCAGGAGGAACATTTGTAGCGAGTGGTCTCGCATTATCCGTAAGTCAGATCTCTGCTACTGTTGGGATCGTCGTCGCACTCGGCTTCACCATTTTATTCATTCATTCATCAAGGCAACAGCGTCGATAA